Within Cellulophaga sp. L1A9, the genomic segment ACAACGGAATATATTATTCAAGAATCATTATTAAATTCGGCTTCATTAATATCTTTTGATATAGTTTCTTCACAACTAGAAGATGGTACTACGGCCGATTGTTATCAATTGGTTTTTTCAAGTAACCCTGATAATGTTGAAAAAGGACCTTTTTGCCCAGAAACAGATGAAGATATAGCCGGAATGAGCTTTTATGATGGAGAAACTAATCCTGGATTGCGAGTATGGGAAAAGGCACTATTAGACGATATAGAAAATGACGGTTATGATATTGTAGATGATGATGGTACAGTACATGTTGATGATTTTAGTGGATCGACTAGTAATGACCCGGACACCTATTCTTATTGTTTAGATGGTCAAGATGATGATAGCTTAGAGATTACTTTTTTAATTCCTGTGACTCCCGTATTAGCAGATGAAGTAAATGAAATTGAAGAAATAGAATTAGTAGGTCTTTCTGTTGATGGTATTCCTATTAATGGTAACCCACCATCTGCCATTAACGGTCCTGCAATGTTCAATAATGGAAGTACAGCAACGGTTACTGTGGTAAATATTCCATCACTCGATCCCTGTGGCGGTCATAATGACCCATCTGGTTACTACCACTGGCATATGATTCCTGAGGTGGTAAATCAAGTCTTAGAAGCTAATAGTATTGATCAGATTGCGTGTACAAATATTACGCAAACAACAGATAAAGTACTTTCTGGTTTTGCTAAAGATGGGTATCCTATTTATGCTTATGCCACAGAACCAGACGGATTAGATGAATGTGGTGGAATAGAAGCAGTTACAGATGAATACCCTGACGGAATCTATCATTATGTAGCAAGTACCACTTCAGCCCCAAATGTGCCTAAATGTTTAGTAGGTGTAGCCGCCAGAAATGCTTATGTAGTTAATTAATATCTTATGCAAAAAATACTGTTAGGGTTGCTGCTTTTAATCAGCCCTCTTTTTCTCTTAGCGCATAACCCTTTATCGGCAATGTACCGCCTAGAAACTAAAAACGATGGTGGTGTATTACATGTTTTTTTAACTCAAGCAGCAGTAAATAAAGCTTTAGTAGCTATTCATGGAACCGATGTTATGAACACTGTCTCAGAGAAAGAATTTAAAGAACTAATTGTAAGTTATATAAAAGAAAATTTTAAGCTTGCTATAAATAATGTTGATATTCAGTTAAAAAAAGGAGGCATAAGATATGGCAGTCACGAAACAGATTTAACTTTTATCACTTCTGAAATACCTACGGTAATTAACAATGTTGCACTAGAAATAACGTCATTTAAAAATAATGAATACCATCAGACTATTTTTTACCTCAGAAAAAATGATGGCACCAATGAAAAGATTATTTTAAATAGTAAAAATAATTTTAAAACTAAAATTGATTTCGAAAAAAAAGAAGACTATTCTTATTTTGTAATAAGTTCAATAATTGCAGTAGCAGCTATAGGATTAGTAATGATTGGCTTTAAATTTAGGAAGAAGAAACTGTCTCACTAATCAAGGTTTTTAAACACAAATAAAGCTAAGGCAGCTGTGTAAAAGTTAACTTTAG encodes:
- a CDS encoding YHYH protein, which translates into the protein MLKKMFVIPIVCASFIFSCSTDNSSDSTTDAITDDDSDTSDTTEYIIQESLLNSASLISFDIVSSQLEDGTTADCYQLVFSSNPDNVEKGPFCPETDEDIAGMSFYDGETNPGLRVWEKALLDDIENDGYDIVDDDGTVHVDDFSGSTSNDPDTYSYCLDGQDDDSLEITFLIPVTPVLADEVNEIEEIELVGLSVDGIPINGNPPSAINGPAMFNNGSTATVTVVNIPSLDPCGGHNDPSGYYHWHMIPEVVNQVLEANSIDQIACTNITQTTDKVLSGFAKDGYPIYAYATEPDGLDECGGIEAVTDEYPDGIYHYVASTTSAPNVPKCLVGVAARNAYVVN